From one Blastocatellia bacterium genomic stretch:
- the fsa gene encoding fructose-6-phosphate aldolase, which translates to MKFFLDTANLNEIREAVSWGAIDGITTNPTLMAREGPVDFKQHIHTICTLVNGPVSAEVVATDAEGMMREGRELARIHPNVMVKIPCTIEGLKAIRVLSAEGVRINTTLIFNATQAILAAKAGATVVSPFVGRLDDVGQSGMELIRQIKQIFDHYQFATEILVASVRHPLHVVEGALIGAHIATMPFKTLQQLVKHPLTDIGLAQFLKDWNNVFK; encoded by the coding sequence ATGAAGTTTTTCTTAGACACAGCCAATTTGAACGAAATCCGCGAAGCCGTCTCATGGGGTGCGATTGACGGCATTACCACCAATCCAACGCTGATGGCACGTGAAGGTCCGGTTGACTTCAAACAGCACATCCATACGATCTGCACGTTGGTCAACGGGCCGGTCAGCGCGGAAGTCGTGGCCACCGACGCCGAGGGCATGATGCGTGAAGGTCGGGAGCTTGCCCGCATCCATCCGAATGTGATGGTCAAAATTCCTTGTACTATCGAAGGCCTGAAAGCGATTCGAGTATTGTCGGCTGAGGGCGTTCGCATCAACACGACGCTGATTTTCAACGCCACGCAAGCAATCTTGGCTGCCAAGGCCGGGGCCACAGTGGTCAGTCCATTTGTCGGGCGACTGGATGATGTCGGCCAATCCGGCATGGAGCTGATTCGGCAGATCAAGCAGATTTTTGACCACTACCAGTTTGCTACGGAGATTCTTGTTGCCAGCGTGCGTCACCCCTTGCATGTCGTTGAAGGAGCGCTCATCGGAGCGCACATCGCCACGATGCCGTTCAAGACGTTGCAACAGCTTGTCAAACATCCGCTCACTGACATTGGTTTGGCGCAGTTTCTCAAAGATTGGAACAACGTATTCAAATAA
- a CDS encoding ATP-binding protein: protein MPLSLIMAQTKPRQLPAWVVAFAVAALTIITFSLLLILGTVKIAPLRPDQPDDPFLLYVLTAFNFVAFTVFLFIWARLLIRLRQERRAQQLGSRLKTKLVWYFIVVVILPLVLLGVFSYGVINVTIEKWFGEPYQNVLREALSLSEEQMADEVHDVHQMLQWLQASVDKAADATAVKAIIEPALSSDQANDFLLIQVVDSEGRLILSQAKPGVEIPSAARMALSKILQQRRPEQDVIEPVWLGDGQSPLLVAVMPVGRHGYTMAALYQPRPALAEKVANIRREHDRYQSLYRRQGQIRRSTFQVLGLVTFLLLFVATWTAIHLAKGITIPIEALADATRRVAMGDLTQTVNVPAQDELAMLVQSFNQMTAQLNENRVMLEASAAQLRQTNLTLDERRRYIETVLESLSTGIISFDSAERITTLNHAARRILHLNESPATATALMQAIQPAVSEESIHQLRRMIQKAGRTGFATVDVQMHHGAGVSHLIVSASALRDEQSHLQGMVVMLEDITELVRAQRQAVWSEVARRMAHEIKNPLTPIQLSAQRILKHLDRADALQEAPDQQMIRECMATIIGEVHTLQRMVNEFTRFARLPPAVLEENSLNQVVASTLKLYEDRLNGIVIESVLDERLPVVRFDAEQIKRALVNLIDNALEAVHQVAGEQRISVHTRYCPEQELAQIIVSDTGIGIDPKDYAKLFTPYFSKRPHGTGLGLSIVNRIIAEHHGRVRVQPNQPRGVQFIIELPTSQHKETEAHAG from the coding sequence ATGCCGCTATCGCTGATTATGGCGCAGACGAAACCGAGACAGTTGCCAGCGTGGGTCGTGGCGTTTGCCGTCGCTGCGCTGACGATCATCACGTTCAGTCTCCTTCTGATTTTAGGCACGGTGAAAATCGCGCCGCTACGCCCCGATCAGCCGGATGATCCGTTTTTGCTTTACGTGCTGACGGCATTTAATTTCGTCGCGTTTACCGTCTTCCTGTTCATTTGGGCCCGTTTGTTAATCAGGCTGCGGCAGGAGCGTCGAGCGCAGCAACTTGGCTCACGGCTCAAAACTAAGTTGGTTTGGTATTTCATCGTGGTGGTTATTTTGCCGTTGGTTCTGTTGGGTGTGTTCTCCTACGGCGTGATCAATGTGACAATTGAAAAGTGGTTTGGCGAGCCGTATCAAAACGTGTTGCGCGAGGCGCTATCGTTATCTGAGGAACAGATGGCCGACGAAGTTCACGATGTGCATCAGATGCTACAATGGCTCCAGGCCTCGGTTGATAAAGCTGCTGACGCAACTGCTGTGAAGGCTATCATTGAGCCGGCCTTGAGTTCCGACCAGGCTAACGATTTTTTGCTGATCCAGGTCGTGGATAGTGAGGGACGGCTGATCCTCTCACAGGCCAAGCCCGGCGTTGAGATTCCGTCAGCAGCTCGCATGGCGCTAAGCAAAATCCTACAGCAGCGCCGGCCTGAGCAAGATGTCATCGAACCTGTATGGCTCGGCGATGGACAAAGCCCGCTGCTCGTCGCCGTGATGCCCGTTGGCCGGCACGGCTACACGATGGCTGCATTGTACCAACCAAGACCAGCCCTTGCTGAAAAAGTGGCGAATATCCGACGGGAACACGATCGCTATCAAAGCCTCTATCGTCGGCAAGGACAAATCCGTCGCTCGACCTTTCAGGTGTTAGGCTTGGTGACCTTCCTTTTATTGTTCGTTGCGACCTGGACAGCGATTCATCTGGCTAAAGGCATCACCATACCGATTGAGGCGCTGGCCGACGCGACCCGCCGCGTCGCCATGGGAGACTTGACCCAGACAGTCAATGTGCCCGCGCAAGACGAGCTGGCCATGCTGGTCCAATCGTTCAATCAGATGACGGCTCAACTCAATGAGAATCGCGTGATGCTCGAAGCCTCTGCTGCCCAACTGCGCCAAACCAATCTGACGCTGGATGAGCGACGACGCTATATCGAAACGGTGCTAGAAAGCTTGTCAACCGGCATCATCTCATTTGACTCAGCCGAGCGCATCACCACGCTCAATCACGCAGCCCGCCGCATTCTTCACCTGAACGAATCGCCGGCGACAGCCACAGCGCTGATGCAGGCCATTCAACCGGCCGTTTCTGAAGAGAGCATTCACCAATTACGACGAATGATCCAAAAGGCCGGACGGACGGGCTTCGCGACGGTTGACGTGCAAATGCATCACGGGGCCGGGGTCTCGCATTTGATTGTCAGTGCGTCAGCGTTGCGCGACGAGCAATCCCACCTGCAAGGCATGGTGGTCATGCTGGAAGACATCACCGAGCTGGTTCGCGCGCAACGTCAAGCTGTCTGGAGTGAAGTGGCGCGGCGCATGGCTCATGAGATTAAAAACCCACTGACGCCGATTCAGCTCTCGGCGCAGCGTATCCTCAAACATCTGGATCGCGCCGATGCGCTCCAAGAGGCGCCCGATCAACAGATGATCCGCGAATGCATGGCGACGATCATCGGTGAAGTGCATACGCTGCAGCGAATGGTCAACGAATTTACGCGGTTTGCTCGACTGCCGCCGGCCGTTCTCGAAGAGAACTCATTGAATCAGGTCGTGGCGTCTACTCTCAAACTCTATGAGGACCGGCTCAACGGCATCGTCATCGAATCGGTGTTGGATGAGCGGCTGCCGGTGGTCCGGTTCGACGCCGAACAAATCAAACGCGCGTTGGTCAACCTCATTGACAACGCCTTGGAAGCAGTCCATCAAGTCGCTGGCGAACAGCGCATCTCTGTTCACACGCGGTATTGTCCTGAACAGGAACTGGCGCAAATCATCGTTAGTGATACAGGCATCGGCATTGATCCCAAAGATTATGCCAAGTTGTTTACGCCATATTTCTCCAAGCGGCCGCATGGAACAGGCTTGGGCTTATCTATTGTCAACCGCATCATCGCCGAACATCATGGCCGCGTCCGCGTTCAACCGAATCAGCCGCGCGGCGTCCAATTTATCATCGAGTTGCCAACGTCTCAGCATAAGGAAACCGAAGCGCATGCAGGTTAA
- a CDS encoding SIS domain-containing protein, with the protein MMQEIEQQPAALERTLRAERDHARRFAAHLRSRNIPLILLVARGTSDNAALFGRYLLEITTGIPVSLAAPSVHTLYKAKLRLSDALVIGVSQSGEGQDINLVLESCRRAGALTIGITNEAKSTMAQLVDDIFLIRAGKERSVAATKTYTGQLMIFYLLAAALSGSAALKPIERLPEYAAHALELKSSVAAMVERYRFMEHCIVIGRGLNYANAFELSLKLMEACYVVAERFSSADFQHGPIAVVEKNFPVFLFAPPGRVFHDMMKIHERLRQLGAETVVISSEARIQRRASRSVNMPDRIDDLLSPIPYIIPGQMFAALLAQAKGLSPDQPRSLRKVTQTV; encoded by the coding sequence ATGATGCAAGAAATTGAACAACAGCCGGCAGCGCTGGAGCGGACGCTACGTGCTGAGCGCGACCATGCGCGCCGGTTCGCTGCCCATCTGCGGTCTCGCAATATTCCATTGATTCTGCTGGTGGCTCGCGGCACATCTGACAATGCAGCATTATTCGGACGATATTTGCTGGAAATTACAACTGGCATACCGGTTTCGCTCGCGGCGCCTTCCGTTCACACGTTGTACAAAGCCAAGCTGCGATTGAGTGATGCATTGGTCATTGGCGTCTCTCAGTCAGGTGAAGGGCAGGACATTAACCTGGTGCTGGAAAGCTGTCGTCGCGCCGGGGCGCTCACAATTGGGATCACCAATGAAGCCAAATCAACAATGGCTCAACTGGTTGATGACATCTTTCTGATCCGCGCCGGCAAAGAGCGAAGCGTGGCCGCAACAAAAACCTATACTGGTCAGTTGATGATCTTCTACCTGCTAGCTGCGGCGCTCAGTGGCAGTGCCGCTCTGAAGCCAATCGAACGGCTGCCGGAGTATGCCGCTCATGCGCTCGAATTGAAATCGTCGGTGGCTGCTATGGTCGAACGCTACCGCTTCATGGAACATTGTATCGTGATTGGGCGCGGGTTGAACTACGCCAACGCTTTTGAATTGTCGCTCAAGTTAATGGAGGCGTGTTACGTTGTGGCGGAACGCTTTTCGAGCGCCGATTTTCAGCACGGACCGATTGCTGTGGTCGAGAAAAATTTTCCCGTCTTCCTGTTTGCGCCGCCAGGCCGTGTGTTTCACGATATGATGAAAATCCATGAGCGACTTCGCCAACTCGGAGCGGAGACCGTCGTCATCTCCAGTGAAGCGCGGATTCAGCGTCGCGCCAGCCGTAGCGTCAACATGCCTGATCGCATTGACGATTTGCTCTCGCCGATTCCTTACATCATCCCCGGCCAGATGTTTGCTGCGTTGCTGGCCCAAGCGAAAGGATTGTCGCCAGACCAGCCCCGTTCGCTACGAAAAGTGACGCAGACGGTCTGA
- a CDS encoding sigma-54 dependent transcriptional regulator: MAHSILIVDDEQGIRQSLAGVLQDEGFWVEAVESGEACLAALEQRAYDCILLDVWLPGISGIETLIQLQSLHPDTPVIMISGHATIDTAVQATKRGAFDFLEKPLSVERVLLTVQHAIQQRVLQREAGQLRHKLTQEYHLIGQSIPMRALQQQILTVAPTDSRVIIYGESGSGKELVARALHAHSARAERPFVELNCSAIPEELIESELFGHVKGAFTGATAARQGKFELADGATLFLDEIGDMSLKTQAKILRVLEEGRIQPVGSNAWISVNVRILAATNKRLREMMERGEFRDDLFYRLNVIPFYVPPLRERREDIPLLVEHFNQRFSSAYNRPPKQFTAAALEKLQHHDWPGNVRELKNTIERIIIMRAKVVIDADDLPELVADLLPEPLTRTSYQSFHEAAEAFERQYIQRKLAEFDGNVTRAAEAMNIDRSHLYRRMKALGIPLRSSHDLGS; this comes from the coding sequence ATGGCTCATTCAATTCTCATCGTTGATGATGAACAGGGCATCCGCCAGTCGCTCGCCGGCGTCTTGCAGGACGAAGGCTTTTGGGTAGAGGCTGTGGAGAGCGGCGAGGCCTGCTTGGCAGCCTTGGAGCAACGCGCCTACGATTGCATTCTGCTGGATGTATGGCTGCCGGGCATCAGCGGGATCGAAACGTTGATCCAACTCCAGTCGCTCCATCCGGACACGCCTGTCATTATGATCTCCGGTCATGCCACCATTGACACAGCGGTGCAAGCCACCAAACGGGGCGCGTTCGATTTCCTAGAAAAGCCGCTCTCCGTCGAGCGCGTGTTGCTGACCGTTCAACATGCAATCCAACAGCGCGTGCTGCAACGAGAAGCAGGGCAACTGCGCCACAAATTAACCCAAGAATATCACCTCATCGGCCAGAGCATCCCCATGCGGGCGTTGCAACAACAAATTCTGACCGTCGCGCCGACCGACAGCCGCGTGATCATCTACGGTGAATCGGGCAGCGGCAAAGAACTGGTCGCGCGGGCACTTCATGCTCATTCGGCGCGCGCTGAACGACCATTTGTGGAACTGAACTGTTCAGCCATTCCCGAAGAGTTGATTGAATCCGAACTGTTCGGCCACGTCAAAGGCGCATTCACCGGCGCCACCGCAGCCCGGCAGGGCAAATTTGAACTAGCTGACGGCGCAACCCTGTTTCTTGATGAGATCGGCGATATGAGCCTCAAGACGCAGGCCAAAATTTTGCGCGTGCTCGAAGAAGGTCGCATTCAACCGGTCGGCAGTAACGCATGGATATCGGTCAACGTTCGCATCCTGGCCGCTACCAACAAACGTCTCCGCGAGATGATGGAACGCGGCGAGTTCCGTGACGACTTATTCTATCGTCTCAACGTCATTCCATTTTATGTGCCGCCGTTGCGCGAGCGCCGCGAGGACATACCCTTATTGGTCGAGCATTTCAATCAACGGTTCTCATCCGCCTACAACCGCCCGCCCAAACAGTTCACGGCAGCGGCCCTGGAAAAACTCCAACACCACGACTGGCCCGGCAACGTGCGTGAATTGAAGAATACCATCGAACGGATCATCATTATGCGGGCTAAAGTGGTGATTGACGCTGACGATTTGCCGGAGCTGGTTGCTGACTTACTACCTGAACCGCTCACACGGACCTCCTATCAAAGTTTCCATGAAGCCGCGGAAGCATTTGAGCGGCAGTACATCCAACGCAAGCTGGCCGAGTTTGACGGCAACGTCACCCGCGCTGCCGAAGCGATGAATATTGATCGCAGTCATCTATATCGCCGGATGAAAGCGCTCGGTATACCGCTGCGCTCATCTCATGACCTTGGCTCCTGA